The following proteins come from a genomic window of Triticum aestivum cultivar Chinese Spring chromosome 6A, IWGSC CS RefSeq v2.1, whole genome shotgun sequence:
- the LOC123128212 gene encoding protein-tyrosine-phosphatase IBR5-like produces the protein MRKRERENPCGVCGHYHKCEEGEICGVCGHRPAAADAVAPARVDSAFPSEVLKGFLFLGSYDNASRSEVLKTLNITHILNTVPDCHNLYRNSFTYHCLQDDKTLDFDGATQFLEQCERGASRVLVHCMSGKNRSAAVVTAFLMKSRGWRLAPSLQWVKDRRPQVQITEASQCQLVEYEQKLFGPSAGSPAQTTVLTDSFPSLGFGFPQPSGDIQVPAFIQTPVPSIFERAGPNNVPSNFTFGAEGSMGVGVGPAAGISNGAVTPASTDNQMDSS, from the exons ATGAGGAAGCGCGAGAGGGAGAACCCGTGCGGGGTCTGCGGGCACTACCACAAGTGCGAGGAAGGGGAGATATGCGGGGTCTGCGGCCACAGGCCGGCCGCGGCGGACGCGGTGGCCCCGGCGAGGGTCGACTCCGCCTTCCCCTCCGAGGTGCTCAAGGGCTTCCTCTTCCTCGGCAGCTACGACAACGCCTCCCGCTCCGAGGTCCTGAAGACGCTCAACATCACCCACATCCTCAAC ACTGTGCCGGATTGCCATAATCTTTACCGGAATTCATTCACTTACCACTGCCTCCAAGATGATAAAACATTGGATTTTGATGGTGCTACTCAGTTTCTAG AGCAATGTGAAAGAGGGGCTTCACGTGTTCTTGTCCATTGCATGTCTGGGAAAAACAG GTCAGCTGCTGTGGTTACAGCCTTCTTGATGAAGTCTAGAGGGTGGAGACTTGCACCGTCTCTCCAGTGGGTAAAAGATCGACGGCCACAGGTCCAAATAACAGAAG CTTCTCAGTGTCAGCTTGTTGAGTATGAACAGAAGCTCTTTGGACCCAGTGCTGGCTCGCCAGCTCAGACCACGGTCCTAACCGACTCATTTCCTTCACTTGGATTTGGTTTCCCACAACCATCAGGTGACATCCAAGTGCCTGCGTTCATCCAGACTCCTGTGCCATCCATTTTCGAGCGAGCCGGCCCAAACAATGTTCCCAGTAACTTCACTTTCGGAGCCGAGGGTTCAATGGGAGTCGGAGTCGGCCCTGCCGCAGGGATCAGCAATGGCGCAGTCACCCCAGCTTCGACGGATAACCAGATGGACAGCTCTTAA
- the LOC123128211 gene encoding uncharacterized protein translates to MGSSPTSYKKATAALDEAARARLRGPFFGGTTPSSASGQEDVDDDDGLVELVHEFYNGYGEDAVAKEAVAPRPASATWVDALQAALADATADAAAARIRAEAERAVVGAGPNVAGGEAVRKLVAARLRARGFDAGVCRSSWERGSSVPAGSHEYVDVVIAAGASTSRYIVEVNLAIEFETARPSAEYQELLLALPTVLVARPETFKEVAAAMCAAAAESIRGAGMHVPPWRRARYVQAKWSGKYKRAAAVAVAAAAPSGSPWEAVASSTAAAEARPRRGVPASGGPKHCGMEMGRREMAFGSTRPLMFRGL, encoded by the exons ATGGGGTCCTCGCCAACATCGTACAAGAAGGCCACGGCGGCGCTGGATGAGGCGGCGAGGGCGAGGCTGCGCGGCCCGTTCTTCGGCGGCACCACGCCGTCGTCCGCCTCCGGGCAGGAGGAcgtcgacgacgacgacggccTGGTGGAGCTGGTGCACGAGTTCTACAACGGGTACGGCGAAGACGCCGTCGCCAAGGAAGCCGTGGCGCCGCGGCCCGCTAGTGCCACGTGGGTCGACGCGCTGCAGGCGGCGCTGGCAGATGCGACGGCCGACGCGGCAGCGGCGCGTATCCGCGCCGAGGCGGAGCGCGCCGTCGTGGGTGCGGGGCCGAACGTCGCTGGCGGTGAAGCGGTCAGGAAGCTCGTCGCCGCCCGGCTCCGTGCGAGAGGGTTCGATGCCG GTGTCTGCAGATCGTCGTGGGAAAGAGGAAGCAGCGTGCCGGCGGGCAGCCACGAGTACGTGGACGTGGTGATCGCAGCCGGCGCGTCGACGTCGCGGTACATCGTCGAGGTCAACCTCGCCATCGAGTTCGAGACGGCGAGGCCCAGCGCCGAGTACCAGGAGCTCCTCCTCGCCCTGCCCACGGTGCTCGTGGCGAGGCCGGAGACGTTCAAGGAGGTGGCCGCGGCAATGTGCGCGGCGGCAGCGGAGTCCATCCGGGGCGCGGGCATGCACGTGCCGCCATGGAGGCGCGCGCGGTACGTGCAGGCCAAGTGGTCCGGCAAGTACAAGCGAGCggcggccgtggccgtggccgcggcCGCGCCGTCGGGGTCGCCATGGGAAGCTGTGGCGAGCAGCACTGCAGCGGCCGAAGCTCGCCCGCGCCGCGGTGTGCCGGCATCCGGCGGCCCGAAGCATTGCGGGATGGAGATGGGCCGCAGGGAGATGGCGTTCGGGAGCACGAGGCCGCTGATGTTCAGAGGGTTGTGA